The following are encoded in a window of Vigna unguiculata cultivar IT97K-499-35 chromosome 8, ASM411807v1, whole genome shotgun sequence genomic DNA:
- the LOC114193874 gene encoding homeobox protein knotted-1-like LET6 isoform X1 yields the protein MIGFGGNSCSELSEMDMMNMETNRKFLSLPLTNNSGAQMRTDRRLPVATNSIPQDHHYTHHNPTDTCSVRDKIMAHPLFPRLLSSYLNCLKVGAPPEMVASLEESCAKCESINASSGRTGSGSIGEDPALDQFMEAYCEMLIKYEQELTKPFKEAMLFFSRIECQLKALAVSSDFGQSESSSQNEVDVHENNLDTQAEDRELKVQLLRKYSGYLGSLKKEFLKKKKNGKLPKEARQQLLDWWNRHYKWPYPSESQKQALAESTGLDLKQINNWFINQRKRHWKPSEDMQFAVMDATNYYMENVMCKPFPMDGMPMLL from the exons ATGATAGGGTTTGGAGGGAACAGTTGCAGTGAGCTTTCTGAGATGGACATGATGAACATGGAAACTAATAGGAAGTTTCTTTCTCTGCCTCTTACTAACAATTCTGGTGCTCAAATGCGCACCGATAGAAGACTACCTGTCGCTACCAACAGCATCCCTCAGGATCATCACTACACCCACCACAACCCCACCGACACTTGCAGTGTGAGGGATAAAATCATGGCACATCCTCTTTTTCCTCGTCTCTTGTCGTCTTACCTCAATTGCCTAAAG GTTGGAGCACCTCCTGAAATGGTGGCTAGCTTGGAGGAGTCATGTGCCAAATGTGAATCCATCAATGCATCATCAGGAAGGACAGGAAGTGGTTCCATAGGTGAAGATCCAGCCCTGGACCAGTTCATGGAGGCCTACTGTGAGATGCTCATTAAGTATGAGCAAGAGCTTACGAAACCCTTTAAAGAAGCCATGCTTTTTTTCTCAAGAATTGAGTGTCAGCTCAAAGCCCTAGCAGTTTCATCAGATTTTG gTCAAAGTGAATCATCATCACAGAACGAGGTTGATGTGCATGAAAACAACCTAGACACTCAAGCTGAAGATCGGGAACTGAAAGTTCAGCTTCTGCGCAAGTATAGTGGATATCTTGGGAGCCTGAAGAAGGaatttttgaagaagaaaaagaatggaaagTTGCCAAAGGAAGCTCGACAGCAACTGCTTGATTGGTGGAACCGCCATTACAAGTGGCCCTACCCTTCG GAATCTCAAAAGCAGGCACTGGCAGAATCCACAGGCCTAGATTTGAAACAGATCAACAACTGGTTCATCAATCAGAGAAAACGTCATTGGAAGCCTTCTGAAGATATGCAGTTTGCAGTGATGGATGCAACTAACTACTACATGGAAAATGTTATGTGCAAGCCATTTCCAATGGATGGCATGCCCATGCTTCTTTAA
- the LOC114194514 gene encoding protein NRT1/ PTR FAMILY 6.4, producing the protein MVLVASHGEEENGAEGIAAVDFRGHPVDKTKTGGWLAAGLILGTELAERICVMGIAMNLVTYLVGDLNLPSADSATIVTNVMGTLNLLGLLGGFLADAKLGRYLTVAISATIAAVGVSLLTVATTIPSMRPPTCSSVRKQHHECIQASGKQLALLYVALYTVAVGGGGIKSNVSGFGSDQFDTRDPKEERRMIFFFNRFYFFISIGSLFSVVVLVYVQDNIGRGWGYGISAGTMLVAVAVLFAGTPFYRFKRPQGSPLTVIWRVLFLAWKNRAFPYPSQYSFLNGYLQAKVPHTQRFRFLDKAAILDENSSKDENKENPWIVSTVTQVEEVKMVIKLLPIWSTCILFWTIYSQMNTFTIEQATFMNRKVGSLEVPAGSLSAFLIITILLFTSLNEKLTVPLSRKLTHNVQGLTSLQRVGIGLFFSIVAMVVAAIVEKERRGNAVKNSTTISAFWLVPQFFLVGAGEAFAYVGQLEFFIREAPERMKSMSTGLFLSTLSMGYFVSSLLVSIVDKASNKRWLRSNLNRGRLDYFYWLLAVLGVLNFIFFLVLSTRHQYKAQHGIQPNNGAEKELVRTNDVIVGVDGKEEA; encoded by the exons atg GTTCTAGTTGCAAGTCATGGAGAGGAGGAAAATGGGGCAGAAGGCATTGCTGCTGTGGATTTTCGAGGCCATCCAGTAGACAAGACAAAAACTGGAGGATGGCTAGCAGCAGGGCTCATCTTAG GTACTGAACTGGCAGAAAGAATATGTGTGATGGGCATAGCCATGAATTTAGTGACCTACTTGGTTGGAGATTTGAATCTCCCTTCAGCTGATTCTGCAACCATAGTTACCAATGTTATGGGAACTCTCAACCTTCTTGGCCTTCTTGGTGGCTTCCTTGCTGATGCCAAACTTGGCAGATACCTCACTGTTGCCATATCTGCAACCATAGCTGCTGTG GGGGTGAGTTTGTTAACTGTGGCTACCACCATTCCTAGCATGAGGCCCCCCACATGCAGTAGTGTCAGAAAACAACACCATGAATGCATTCAGGCCTCTGGCAAACAATTGGCTTTGCTATATGTAGCACTTTACACTGTAGCAGTTGGTGGTGGAGGAATAAAATCCAATGTCTCAGGTTTTGGATCTGATCAGTTTGATACAAGAGACCCGAAGGAAGAAAGGAGgatgatatttttcttcaacAGGTTTTACTTCTTCATCAGTATTGGGTCCTTGTTTTCTGTAGTTGTCCTGGTGTATGTGCAAGACAACATAGGAAGAGGGTGGGGTTATGGGATTTCAGCAGGTACAATGTTGGTTGCAGTTGCTGTTTTGTTTGCTGGCACGCCATTCTATCGATTCAAGAGGCCACAAGGGAGCCCCTTAACAGTTATATGGAGAGTGCTGTTTTTGGCATGGAAGAACAGGGCTTTTCCTTACCCTTCACAGTACTCCTTTCTCAATGGTTATCTTCAAGCCAAGGTGCCACATACTCAGAGATTCAG GTTCCTTGACAAAGCTGCAATTCTAGATGAGAACAGCTCAAAggatgaaaacaaagaaaatccATGGATAGTTTCCACAGTGACTCAAGTTGAGGAGGTTAAAATGGTAATCAAGCTCCTTCCCATTTGGTCTACATGTATCCTCTTCTGGACAATCTATTCTCAAATGAATACCTTCACCATTGAGCAAGCTACATTCATGAATCGAAAAGTTGGATCCCTAGAAGTTCCAGCAGGATCTCTATCAGCTTTTCTCATAATCACCATTCTCCTCTTTACCTCCCTAAATGAGAAACTCACTGTCCCCTTATCTCGGAAACTCACGCACAATGTTCAGGGTCTCACAAGTCTTCAGAGGGTTGGAATTGGACTATTTTTCTCCATCGTTGCCATGGTGGTAGCTGCAATTGTTGAGAAAGAAAGGAGGGGGAATGCAGTAAAAAACAGTACTACAATAAGCGCCTTTTGGCTGGTACCTCAGTTTTTTCTGGTGGGTGCCGGGGAAGCATTTGCCTATGTTGGACAGCTAGAATTTTTCATTAGGGAGGCTCCAGAGAGAATGAAATCAATGAGCACAGGACTTTTCCTATCTACCCTTTCAATGGGTTATTTTGTCAGTAGCTTACTGGTGTCAATCGTGGACAAGGCAAGTAATAAGAGATGGTTAAGGAGCAATCTGAACAGGGGAAGGCTAGATTACTTCTATTGGTTGCTTGCAGTGCTAGGAGTgctgaattttatattttttcttgttctgTCAACGAGGCATCAGTACAAAGCTCAGCATGGCATACAGCCCAATAACGGTGCAGAAAAAGAGCTTGTGCGTACAAATGATGTGATAGTTGGAGTTGATGGAAAAGAAGAAGCATAG
- the LOC114193874 gene encoding homeobox protein knotted-1-like LET6 isoform X2 produces the protein MDMMNMETNRKFLSLPLTNNSGAQMRTDRRLPVATNSIPQDHHYTHHNPTDTCSVRDKIMAHPLFPRLLSSYLNCLKVGAPPEMVASLEESCAKCESINASSGRTGSGSIGEDPALDQFMEAYCEMLIKYEQELTKPFKEAMLFFSRIECQLKALAVSSDFGQSESSSQNEVDVHENNLDTQAEDRELKVQLLRKYSGYLGSLKKEFLKKKKNGKLPKEARQQLLDWWNRHYKWPYPSESQKQALAESTGLDLKQINNWFINQRKRHWKPSEDMQFAVMDATNYYMENVMCKPFPMDGMPMLL, from the exons ATGGACATGATGAACATGGAAACTAATAGGAAGTTTCTTTCTCTGCCTCTTACTAACAATTCTGGTGCTCAAATGCGCACCGATAGAAGACTACCTGTCGCTACCAACAGCATCCCTCAGGATCATCACTACACCCACCACAACCCCACCGACACTTGCAGTGTGAGGGATAAAATCATGGCACATCCTCTTTTTCCTCGTCTCTTGTCGTCTTACCTCAATTGCCTAAAG GTTGGAGCACCTCCTGAAATGGTGGCTAGCTTGGAGGAGTCATGTGCCAAATGTGAATCCATCAATGCATCATCAGGAAGGACAGGAAGTGGTTCCATAGGTGAAGATCCAGCCCTGGACCAGTTCATGGAGGCCTACTGTGAGATGCTCATTAAGTATGAGCAAGAGCTTACGAAACCCTTTAAAGAAGCCATGCTTTTTTTCTCAAGAATTGAGTGTCAGCTCAAAGCCCTAGCAGTTTCATCAGATTTTG gTCAAAGTGAATCATCATCACAGAACGAGGTTGATGTGCATGAAAACAACCTAGACACTCAAGCTGAAGATCGGGAACTGAAAGTTCAGCTTCTGCGCAAGTATAGTGGATATCTTGGGAGCCTGAAGAAGGaatttttgaagaagaaaaagaatggaaagTTGCCAAAGGAAGCTCGACAGCAACTGCTTGATTGGTGGAACCGCCATTACAAGTGGCCCTACCCTTCG GAATCTCAAAAGCAGGCACTGGCAGAATCCACAGGCCTAGATTTGAAACAGATCAACAACTGGTTCATCAATCAGAGAAAACGTCATTGGAAGCCTTCTGAAGATATGCAGTTTGCAGTGATGGATGCAACTAACTACTACATGGAAAATGTTATGTGCAAGCCATTTCCAATGGATGGCATGCCCATGCTTCTTTAA
- the LOC114194515 gene encoding uncharacterized protein LOC114194515 translates to MNAFKAYKACVPIAWSPNLYITLVRGIPGTRRLHRRTLEALRLRKCNRTVMRWNTPTVRGMLQQVKRLVVIETEEMYKARKQKEEAHRALRPPLVISHKPPSLTDAL, encoded by the exons ATGAATGCGTTCAAGGCATACAAGGCTTGCGTGCCAATTGCTTGGAGCCCAAATCTCTACATAACTTTGGTGAGGGGTATTCCAGGGACCAGGAGGCTCCATAGGCGCACTTTGGAAGCACTTCGCCTGCGCAAATGCAATCGAACTGTCATGCGATGGAACACACCTACGGTTAGGGGGATGCTCCAACAG GTCAAGAGGTTGGTTGTTATTGAGACAGAGGAAATGTACAAGGCCCGCAAACAGAAGGAGGAAGCGCACCGAGCTCTACGTCCTCCGCTGGTCATAAGTCATAAACCTCCCTCGCTTACTGATGCTTTATGA